DNA from Ptychodera flava strain L36383 chromosome 15, AS_Pfla_20210202, whole genome shotgun sequence:
cattttacatttttacctatttcaagatgtttTCACAAAGTGCTGTCGAGTGTTTCTGAAAGCTTCATATGTAAAGATGTAATCACCACAGCACAGCCCTTTCAAaatctgtttgtttgtatggattaaccctttgcaccctgaccccctggtactctatgatgtcatcggacatttatgtctgagccaggttcaaagggttaaatgcatTGAGAGTGGGCAGTTGAAAACACCTTCCAGTTTACGATTTTTGGGATGTGAACAAGCACCATACAAgagattttaatgttttttcttaCACCCATGGTTCTAAATTTTCAGGCAAATTTATGGACATGGACATGGTGTTCAGAGGTGGCCCTCCTACAAATGTACAATGGAAATTGTCGAAGGCAATGTCTTTCACCCTGCTGGATGAGGCAAGTGCTAAATTTCATCGGTAAAACTTGGGTTTGGGCTGATGATATAGAAAATTGAGAGACCTCGATGGAAATCGTATGTCAGACATTCTCAATTTCTAAATACCAAGTCACATAAGTGAGAATTGTTGTACAACAAGAGAGGTATAGGcttcagaaataaatttttcacaatgAAATTCCTCAAAACATACTGCTATGGACCTTCCCTCATCAATCTTGCAGTCTGACCACTCTCATACCATAGCAGGCAAATTCCTGACAACAGTTATTCCATGACTAGTTGTTATCGACAGGTCTTCCAGCTTTGTTTCACACAGTTGCATGTACTGGTCTACTAAATGTTCAAATTCTCTCACACTTTCAAGGCAAGAGACTTCTTGGAAATAATTTCTACACAATTCGACCAGTTTCCCCAATCTATGTAAAATCACGATCTTAACACCCAAATGTAAAAACAGCTGGCACACAAGTTCATCagattttaactttttaaaagCTTCTTCTCAACACTGAAATCCATTTCAGTTTTCGCTCACAAATTACATCCATGCTCATATTTATGGCATGTTCAAATGTAACCCTCATTCTTGTTAGAAGCTTAATAAGACTTTGCCTCTTGGTGCTTGGCCTGTACCTGGGTATGCGTCTTAGTCAGGTAATCGGTGAATTCTTGGTACGGGGACTTGCTGAATACAGTCTCCTTCCACATGTCAGGGGTCAGGTAGCTGTACGTTCTACTAATGGCCTGGAATGTTGCTTTAGCTGAAAGTGTAAATTAAAACAAACGTTGTTATGAACTTGATCAAGAATCAAAATAACATGAATGGTGTGAAGttcataaacatacatacatacatatacacacacacaagattttTCCAACCTacaagaatagcttccattgccacatatatatatggccatatgggagctaaaaatactagccttaattacattttaaaggGGCACTTTGACACTTGTTTAATACTTTTTGCCAATGAATAATATCTGATAATACAaccctgtctttattttttctccgTTTTTGCTGACAATGCTAAAATCTAATGGAACTCAAGTTGTGCTCCTAAATATCATTATTAGATTTATAGCATGATACAATACGATAGTCTGTCAATTCAAACAAGCTGATCACCAAAAGGCTGTTCCCTCCAAGTCAAATTCAGTAGAAGTTGATGTCACTTACCAAAGTTGCCAAGGGTAGCCGTCTGACCAGTGGCCTGAGTGTAGCAATCATCAATACCAGCCATGTTGAGTAACTTCTTTGGTACCGGGGCACTCACAATGCCTGTACCTCTGGGTGCTGGAATCAGACGTACCAATACACTGCCACATTTACCTGTCACCTGGGgaaaatcatacaaaaaatttaTTGACTGTTGATTATGTCACTCCTTTCTCAGATTTCAggaatgaaaataatttgagCACAAAAATACCTTACATAATAAATGAAACTGTATTTGTAAAACGAGAAAATAACTACTTATTGAATGTAGAAATGTATTTTAGAAGATGCACAAATAGTTTTCAGGATTAGGAGTGTTTATAAGATGCAAAAAATACTTGACAATATGTACAGATCAGCAAAACTTGTGTCTGCTTATTACAGTACACAATGCAGGAGATTCCTTGAACATAATCATTGAAATCCTCACATAACTACTGACAGATAAACCAGTTACCTACCTTGCAAGGTACAGTGTGGGGTTTGCCAATCTTGTTACCCCAGTATCCACGACGTACTGGAACAACAGAGAGCTTGGCCAGAATGATGGCACCACGGATTGCGGTTGCTACTTCCTTGGAACACTTGACACCCAATCCtatgtgaccattggagtctcCAATAGCAACAAATGCCTATAAAGGTCAAAAATTAAGAATTATTTTTCAAAGCTGGTTAAATTACATCGTTCTAAAACAGGCCCCTCCCCAACAGTATTCCATTACGCTCACTGAACTTGCCATTAAAACTGCCTCATCAAATTCTTCAGACATTTAGTTTTTTAGTTTAGTATGTAGTTTTTTAAAACTAAATACGTACGATTCAAGGTTCCTGGGCATTCAGGTTTGTTTAACAAATTTCAACTTGGCCACGTGTGGAATGACCTACAATTACAACATTCCTCTATTGCATTTCATtctgttcagaaaaaaattgatttagCCTGGTTTGAAGATTTTAGTCAATTCAGGTATGTGCTctttaaactttcaaaattacGAAATAATGTTGAACTATAGTGGCAACCAGGCGGCCAGTTGTACAGCATTTTctcaatatcaatatccaaaGTTCTTGGTGAATACTGAATCAAAGAATAAGACCTTTTTAAGAtttgtaaaatatcaatgcTGTTGGTGAAGTAACTTTACCTTGAATCTTGTACGTTGTCCAGCACGGGTTTGTTTCTGAACTGGCATGATCTTCAGAACTTCATCTTTCAGGGCAGAGCCTAAGAAGAAGTCGATGATTTCATGCTCCTAGATTGAGAAAGGagaaaacaaagtttacaaGCTCGTCTCAAGACAACTCAAGGAATGTCAACACTTTTGTCggcagaaaagtaaataaacagTGATTTTGTTTACGCTGGTACCACGGTAGATGTTACCTGGGTTTTGCTCATACCAATACATCAGAGGACCGAAGAAATGGTATAGGGGTTCCAATACAAACCATCATTCCAAACCGTAGCAAAACCACTGACAAATATAACCAAGAGTTTGACTAACTTCTTTGATGATGACCATGGTTTAGCAAAAACCCATTATCCATGGAATGAACTTGTTGATGAACTGCATTACACAACCTACAAAATATTTCCGAAAGATATGCCTCCTGGTCTTTGTTATGTTCTCTCATCTGCCAAAACTACACCAATAAACCTTTTCctaccaagttcatatttcactatcaggtcaagttggttaaaactagtgaagcaaaacatgtcctatatgatgcattttaacaaaaatattaccatttgaaggtccctgaagacggAGATACTGTAAAACATGATGTTTACAGACTAAAGTTGCTGTGACATGCCAAGCCACATGGGTGATTTTACATattgttttggctcaataccgctttttactgactcagcagatggggaagtgatactgtctcgCAGGTAAAGGTATaaatcagtgttcgaaataacacCTGTCCGGCAGTCCGAGACTGGTTGTTTTTCTGCAGgacttgtaaaataaaaaagttaccagtccgGCGGACAGGTTGACTTTAGTGTGGGGAGTCTTCTTTAAAACTATGTCTGCTATTTTTTCTCCAGGCTCCCATTCAAATTTTATGGCAAGACAGTTTTCTTTCCCGTAAATTCATCCTACTCAACAGCGCATAACAAAAATACTTAGGCACATAAAAGTAATCGCAGTATCAGGACTGGTAAGtttttggcaggacaggcaacttttttaagttaccagtcctggtgACTGGTTGATATTTTCCACAAATTTCGAACACTGTATAAATTGTTAGTATCGATGACAATGTGTACACTGGAGTGGAACAGGAATTACAAAGGTGGCCTCACCTTAATGGGCAAGGAGTAAAGGTAGATCTCTTCCAAACTCTTGATCTTCAGATCTTTCACAAGTCTTCCCAACTTTGTGACTGGCATCCACTCTTTATCCTCTGCCTTTCCACGACCACGACCTCTACCACGTCCCCGTCCACGGCCTCTGCCGCGACCACGGCCGCCAAAGCCACCACGGAATCCACCTCTGCCACCGGCTGATCCTTCGTCTGCCATTGCTAAAATAAATGTAGCAAAAATGATTGATTGGGACAATTTCAAAACGTATTTCACCAAGCAATCATGATATggaatggcgatgaatttttgatatcccACACATTTTTATCTCCAATATGATGCTcaattatgtaaactacatatcatcattccataaggtatatgataaaacctttacgaccctgctgatacggcttttgcggacCTTGATCCACAAAAGTCAAGATTACTACCCAAAAGCGCCGAGGAAGGTTAGGTTGTGGATAACTGAACAGCAGCAAGGCACCACACATAGTACCATAGTACATAATACACACTCACCGTTACAGTGTTACTATATACATACAGTATTAGCTTTCAGCTGAAGCACtcgatacacagagatgaatgATGGTTTCTGTATTATTCGAAGGCGTTCCCTTCATATGACCACAGAGTagaaattgtaacttttgtTGTACTCAGGAATACTTTGAAGACACCAAACAACTCTTCATTAACAATAATCGTTCTAGACTAGTATATGCCAACATTTGTACGGGCAGTAAACGTGGCCGCTACTATTATGCCGCACAATATGTTTCCAAGAACAGAAGTACGAGACAAATACTTAGTAAAACAGTAATCATTTATATCTAGAAtgtctatatatcatatttttgaTATTCTGATGAAAAAGTTTGCGATCATCCAGACGATGAAGCTTGATTTTGTACGCCTTGCCATCCCGTACGTCGGCCATACTTACGTGATTCGTTGCGAAAGACCACAACGAGGCTGGTTCTTTGCAAGCTCTGTAAAAGGCGCCCTCTATCAATCATCTCTACGCCGTGAAGCCTTTCGA
Protein-coding regions in this window:
- the LOC139151527 gene encoding small ribosomal subunit protein uS5, with the protein product MADEGSAGGRGGFRGGFGGRGRGRGRGRGRGRGRGRGKAEDKEWMPVTKLGRLVKDLKIKSLEEIYLYSLPIKEHEIIDFFLGSALKDEVLKIMPVQKQTRAGQRTRFKAFVAIGDSNGHIGLGVKCSKEVATAIRGAIILAKLSVVPVRRGYWGNKIGKPHTVPCKVTGKCGSVLVRLIPAPRGTGIVSAPVPKKLLNMAGIDDCYTQATGQTATLGNFAKATFQAISRTYSYLTPDMWKETVFSKSPYQEFTDYLTKTHTQVQAKHQEAKSY